The following proteins are encoded in a genomic region of Mycolicibacterium confluentis:
- the hpt gene encoding hypoxanthine phosphoribosyltransferase, translating into MPVNSAEIYPGDIKSVLLSEEDIQNRTAELAALVAADYRELLGSEDLLLVTVLKGAVMFVTDLARAIPLPTQLEFMAVSSYGSSTSSSGVVRILKDLDRDINGRDVLIVEDIIDSGLTLSWLLRNLATRNPRSLEVCTLLRKPDAVRTDIDVKYVGYDIPNEFVVGYGLDYAERYRDLPYIGTLEPKVYSH; encoded by the coding sequence GTGCCAGTGAATTCTGCGGAAATCTATCCGGGGGACATCAAATCGGTGCTGCTGTCCGAAGAGGACATCCAGAACCGCACCGCTGAACTCGCGGCCCTGGTGGCAGCCGACTACCGCGAATTGCTGGGCTCAGAGGACCTGCTGCTCGTGACGGTGCTCAAAGGTGCCGTGATGTTCGTGACCGACCTCGCCCGTGCGATCCCGCTGCCCACGCAACTGGAGTTCATGGCCGTCAGCTCCTACGGATCGTCGACGTCGTCGTCGGGCGTCGTGCGGATCCTCAAAGACCTCGACCGCGACATCAACGGCCGCGACGTCCTGATCGTCGAGGACATCATCGACTCGGGCCTCACGCTGTCGTGGCTGCTGCGCAACCTGGCCACCCGGAACCCGCGCTCGCTGGAGGTCTGCACGCTGCTGCGAAAGCCCGACGCGGTGCGCACCGACATCGACGTCAAGTACGTCGGCTACGACATTCCGAACGAGTTCGTCGTCGGATACGGCCTCGACTACGCCGAACGGTATCGAGATCTGCCTTACATCGGCACACTGGAGCCGAAGGTCTACAGCCACTGA
- a CDS encoding molybdopterin-dependent oxidoreductase yields MRTELRICPICEATCGLALTIDGDHVTAARGDAEDVFSAGFICPKGATFADLDNDPGRLTGPMVRRAGELTEATWDEAFDAVAESLGAVLAEHGGRSVGVYVGNPNAHTVAGALYGPMVIKALGTRNVFSASTLDQMPKQVALGHLFGSPFAFAVPDLDRTDHLVIIGGNPLVSNGSLTTAPDFPGKLKALRRRGGRLTVIDPARTRTAALADWHLAPRPGTDAALLFSVVHVLFDEDLVAPDLGGIAEHVTGVERVREMALDFNPDLVATHCGVEPEDIRRLAREIATAESAAVYGRIGTSTVEFGTLGSWLVEVVNVLTGNLDRPGGVMFPLSPTASKPRPPHRGRGFQVGRWHSRVSGHPEVTSEFPAVALAEEIDTPGDGQIKALITIAGNPVLSAPDGDRLSKALDGVGFMLSIDPYLNETTRHADVILPPPPPSRSPHFDFVLNNLAVRNNARYSPPVLPLDEGWPDETEILARIALLVFGLGVHADPTLADEQVIRGTLTKESEDPESPVAGRSVDEMIGMLPAGPGYERRLDMMLRVGPYGDAFGAEPGGLTLQRLLDAPHGIDLGPLQPRLAEVLRTPSGQVELAPDELIADAARLRESLAARVDGLVLIGRRHLRSNNSWMHMTGGTNRCTLQIHPDDAASRGLTDMVSVKGPGGEILIPIEVTDTIRPGVVSIPHGWGEANVNQLNDGAAIDPLSGTAVLNGIPVDVTAVDVTAVH; encoded by the coding sequence ATGCGCACGGAACTCCGCATCTGTCCGATCTGCGAGGCGACGTGTGGCCTGGCCCTGACCATCGACGGTGACCATGTCACCGCGGCGCGCGGGGACGCCGAGGACGTCTTCAGCGCGGGGTTCATCTGCCCCAAGGGCGCGACGTTCGCCGACCTCGACAACGACCCCGGGCGGCTGACGGGCCCGATGGTGCGTCGCGCCGGGGAATTGACCGAGGCCACGTGGGACGAGGCGTTCGACGCCGTCGCCGAGAGTCTGGGTGCCGTACTCGCCGAGCACGGCGGCCGATCCGTCGGGGTGTACGTCGGAAACCCGAACGCGCACACCGTCGCGGGTGCGCTGTACGGGCCCATGGTGATCAAGGCCCTGGGCACGCGCAATGTGTTCTCGGCAAGCACGCTGGACCAGATGCCCAAGCAGGTCGCGCTCGGACATCTCTTCGGCAGTCCGTTCGCGTTCGCGGTGCCCGACCTGGACCGCACCGACCACCTGGTGATCATCGGGGGAAACCCCCTGGTGTCCAACGGCAGCCTCACGACGGCCCCGGACTTCCCGGGCAAGCTCAAGGCGCTGCGCAGGCGTGGGGGCCGGCTGACCGTGATCGACCCCGCCCGCACCCGTACCGCCGCCCTGGCGGACTGGCATCTTGCGCCTCGCCCCGGCACCGACGCCGCCCTGCTGTTCTCGGTGGTGCACGTGCTGTTCGACGAGGATCTGGTGGCCCCGGACCTCGGGGGCATCGCCGAGCATGTCACGGGGGTCGAACGGGTCCGCGAGATGGCGCTGGACTTCAATCCCGACCTGGTGGCCACACACTGTGGCGTCGAACCCGAGGACATCCGGCGACTGGCACGTGAGATCGCGACCGCCGAGAGTGCCGCGGTGTATGGCCGCATCGGCACCTCGACCGTCGAGTTCGGGACGCTCGGAAGCTGGCTCGTCGAGGTCGTCAACGTCCTGACCGGCAATCTGGACCGGCCGGGCGGGGTGATGTTCCCGCTGTCGCCGACCGCGTCCAAGCCACGCCCGCCGCATCGAGGCCGGGGCTTCCAGGTGGGACGCTGGCACAGTCGCGTGTCGGGCCACCCCGAGGTGACGTCGGAGTTCCCGGCCGTCGCGCTGGCCGAGGAGATCGACACCCCCGGTGACGGTCAGATCAAGGCGCTGATCACCATCGCGGGCAATCCGGTGCTGTCGGCGCCCGACGGGGACCGGCTGTCCAAGGCGCTCGACGGCGTCGGGTTCATGCTGAGCATCGACCCCTACCTGAACGAGACCACGCGGCACGCCGACGTGATCCTGCCTCCGCCACCGCCTTCCCGCAGCCCGCACTTCGACTTCGTGCTCAACAACCTCGCCGTGCGCAACAACGCCCGCTACTCACCCCCGGTGCTGCCGCTGGACGAGGGTTGGCCCGACGAGACCGAGATCCTGGCCAGGATCGCCCTTCTGGTCTTCGGCCTGGGGGTGCACGCCGACCCGACGCTGGCCGACGAGCAGGTGATCCGCGGGACGCTGACCAAGGAGTCGGAGGACCCGGAGTCGCCGGTGGCCGGGCGTTCGGTCGACGAGATGATCGGCATGCTGCCCGCGGGGCCGGGCTATGAGCGGCGACTCGACATGATGTTGCGGGTCGGCCCCTACGGCGACGCCTTCGGCGCCGAACCGGGAGGGCTGACGCTGCAGCGGCTTCTGGACGCACCGCATGGCATCGACCTCGGCCCCCTTCAGCCCCGGCTGGCAGAGGTGCTGCGCACCCCGTCGGGTCAGGTCGAGTTGGCGCCCGACGAACTGATCGCCGACGCGGCCCGGTTGCGCGAGTCGCTGGCCGCACGGGTGGACGGTTTGGTCCTGATCGGCAGGCGGCACCTGCGGTCGAACAACAGCTGGATGCACATGACGGGCGGCACCAACCGGTGCACGCTGCAGATCCATCCGGACGACGCGGCGTCGCGGGGCCTGACCGACATGGTGTCGGTGAAGGGGCCCGGCGGGGAGATCCTCATCCCGATCGAGGTCACCGACACGATCCGGCCGGGCGTGGTGTCCATCCCGCACGGGTGGGGCGAGGCGAACGTCAATCAACTCAACGACGGCGCGGCGATCGATCCGCTGTCGGGGACGGCCGTGCTCAACGGCATCCCGGTGGACGTGACCGCAGTGGACGTGACCGCAGTCCACTAG
- a CDS encoding SIMPL domain-containing protein gives MPIAGNSKTPIRLSVAALAGLAAVALSGCDAVSPASGTPTARQVTVVGAGEVQGTPDTVTTNVGISFTGTDAVSVLNQTNERQQAVIDALVGGGVDRDNIATTGATLQPQYGPDGTTPAGYQSTNTIDVRIHDVDAASRALPLIANIGGNATRINSVTFSIDDDSDLVRDARARAFEDAKSRAEQYAELSGLTLGDVISISEATDGSTPPAPTPMPRAMAADVPLSPGQQTVSFSVTAIWELR, from the coding sequence ATGCCCATCGCCGGGAACTCCAAGACCCCCATCCGGTTGTCCGTGGCCGCGCTCGCGGGCCTGGCCGCTGTCGCGCTGTCTGGGTGTGACGCCGTCAGTCCCGCGTCCGGGACGCCGACCGCGCGCCAGGTGACCGTCGTCGGGGCCGGTGAGGTGCAGGGCACCCCCGACACCGTGACCACCAATGTGGGGATCAGCTTCACCGGGACGGATGCGGTGTCGGTGCTCAACCAGACCAACGAACGCCAGCAGGCCGTCATCGACGCACTCGTCGGCGGCGGGGTGGATCGCGACAACATCGCCACCACCGGCGCGACCCTGCAACCGCAGTACGGTCCCGACGGCACCACGCCCGCCGGCTACCAGTCCACCAACACGATCGATGTGCGCATCCACGATGTCGACGCGGCGTCGCGTGCCCTGCCGCTGATCGCGAACATCGGCGGCAACGCCACCCGGATCAACTCCGTGACGTTCTCGATCGACGACGACTCCGACCTGGTCCGGGACGCCCGGGCCCGCGCCTTCGAGGACGCCAAGTCGCGCGCCGAGCAGTACGCCGAGTTGTCCGGGCTGACACTGGGCGATGTGATCTCAATTTCGGAGGCCACTGACGGCTCGACACCGCCGGCCCCGACACCCATGCCACGCGCGATGGCCGCCGACGTGCCGTTGTCACCCGGGCAGCAGACCGTGAGCTTCTCGGTGACCGCGATCTGGGAACTGCGCTAG
- a CDS encoding alpha/beta fold hydrolase: MGEPDERFVVRDGVRLRVLDAGATGDVDQPVVVLAHGFPELAYSWRHQIPVLADAGFRVLAPDQRGYGDSDRPTAVEAYDITALTGDLIGLLDDIGAQQAVFIGHDWGALVVWQTALLHPTRVRAVAGLSVPPIPRARTRPTERWREKFGEDFYMLQYQAPGVVDAEMAADVAVTMRDLFAEGRQQGLPDWISAADFEVYVRQFSRTGFTGALNWYRNYDRNWAATPHLADAHIDVPALFVGGNADPVRHTMRPERAREVVAGPYREVWVDGAGHWLQQERPAEVNRILLEFLADVTGA, translated from the coding sequence GTGGGCGAACCAGACGAGCGTTTCGTCGTGCGCGACGGCGTCCGTCTGCGCGTCCTCGACGCCGGTGCGACCGGCGACGTCGACCAACCGGTGGTGGTGCTCGCGCATGGATTCCCCGAGTTGGCGTACTCGTGGCGTCATCAGATCCCGGTGCTGGCCGATGCGGGCTTTCGGGTCCTGGCGCCCGATCAGCGCGGTTACGGCGACTCCGACCGGCCCACCGCGGTCGAGGCGTACGACATCACGGCGCTGACCGGCGATCTCATCGGCCTGCTCGACGACATCGGCGCGCAGCAGGCGGTGTTCATCGGGCACGACTGGGGCGCGCTGGTGGTCTGGCAGACCGCGCTGCTGCACCCCACTCGGGTCCGCGCCGTCGCGGGCCTGAGCGTGCCGCCGATTCCGCGGGCGCGCACTCGGCCCACCGAGCGGTGGCGCGAGAAGTTCGGTGAGGACTTCTACATGCTCCAGTACCAGGCCCCCGGGGTGGTCGACGCCGAGATGGCCGCCGATGTCGCGGTCACCATGCGCGACCTGTTCGCCGAGGGCAGACAACAGGGCCTGCCCGACTGGATCTCAGCGGCCGACTTCGAGGTGTACGTGCGGCAGTTCAGCCGCACCGGGTTCACCGGCGCCCTGAACTGGTACCGCAACTACGACCGCAACTGGGCGGCGACCCCGCATCTGGCGGACGCGCACATCGACGTGCCCGCTCTGTTCGTCGGTGGAAACGCGGATCCGGTCCGGCACACAATGCGCCCCGAACGTGCCCGTGAGGTCGTCGCCGGCCCCTATCGGGAGGTCTGGGTCGATGGTGCGGGCCACTGGCTCCAGCAGGAGCGACCCGCGGAGGTCAACCGAATCCTGCTGGAGTTCCTGGCCGACGTCACAGGTGCGTGA
- the ftsH gene encoding ATP-dependent zinc metalloprotease FtsH gives MNRKNVIRTLTVIGVVLLLAWSFFYFSDDTRGYKPVDTSVAMSQIQDDNVNSAQIDDREQQLRLELKSGNGDTENSDKVITKYPTGYAVPLFDALQSKNVKINTTVNQGSALGSLLIYMLPLLLLIGLFVMFSRMQSGGRMGFGFGKSKAKQLSKDMPKTTFADVAGADEAVEELYEIKDFLQNPSRYQALGAKIPKGVLLFGPPGTGKTLLARAVAGEAGVPFFTISGSDFVEMFVGVGASRVRDLFEQAKQNSPCIIFVDEIDAVGRQRGAGLGGGHDEREQTLNQLLVEMDGFGDRQGVILIAATNRPDILDPALLRPGRFDRQIPVSNPDLAGRKAVLRVHSQGKPIAPDADLDGLAKRTVGMSGADLANVINEAALLTARENGTVITGAALEEAVDRVVGGPRRKSRIISEHEKKITAYHEGGHTLAGWAMPDIEPIYKVTILARGRTGGHAMAVPEDDKGLLTRSEMIARLVFAMGGRAAEELVFREPTTGASSDIDQATKIARAMVTEYGMSAKLGAVRYGTEHGDPFLGRTMGTQADYSHEVAREIDEEVRKLIETAHTEAWEILTENRDALDRLAGELLEKETLHKAELQVVLADVKKRPRITAFDDFGGRIPSDKPPIKTPGELAIERGEEWPKPVPEPAFKTAIRNASTNGVNGANGANPTNGAPQQPPNGPTQPDYGAPAGWHAPGWPPPGGAAPQGGWYPPPQGTPPPSGGWQVPPQQQYPGQGQPYPYQPYPPQNPPPGEPSGGDANRTVPPGNA, from the coding sequence ATGAACCGAAAAAACGTGATCCGCACGCTGACCGTGATCGGCGTCGTGCTCCTGCTGGCGTGGTCCTTCTTCTACTTCAGTGACGACACTCGGGGCTATAAGCCCGTCGACACCTCGGTGGCGATGTCACAGATCCAGGACGACAACGTCAACAGCGCCCAGATCGACGACCGTGAGCAGCAGCTCCGGCTCGAGCTGAAGAGCGGCAACGGCGACACCGAGAACAGCGACAAGGTCATCACCAAGTACCCGACGGGGTACGCGGTGCCGCTGTTCGACGCGCTGCAGAGCAAGAACGTCAAGATCAACACCACGGTCAACCAGGGCAGCGCCCTGGGCTCCCTGCTGATCTACATGCTTCCCCTGCTGCTGCTGATCGGCCTGTTCGTGATGTTCTCGCGCATGCAGTCCGGTGGCCGGATGGGCTTCGGCTTCGGCAAGTCCAAGGCCAAGCAGCTGTCCAAGGACATGCCCAAGACCACGTTCGCCGATGTGGCGGGCGCCGACGAGGCCGTCGAAGAGCTCTACGAGATCAAGGACTTCCTGCAGAACCCGAGCCGCTACCAGGCTCTCGGCGCCAAGATCCCCAAGGGTGTGCTGCTGTTCGGCCCGCCCGGAACCGGCAAGACCCTGCTGGCCCGCGCGGTCGCCGGTGAGGCCGGGGTGCCGTTCTTCACGATCTCCGGCTCGGACTTCGTCGAGATGTTCGTCGGTGTCGGCGCCTCCCGCGTGCGTGACCTGTTCGAGCAGGCCAAGCAGAACAGTCCCTGCATCATCTTCGTCGACGAGATCGACGCCGTCGGCCGCCAGCGCGGCGCCGGCCTCGGTGGCGGTCACGACGAGCGTGAGCAGACGCTGAACCAGCTGCTGGTCGAGATGGACGGTTTCGGTGACCGCCAGGGCGTCATCCTGATCGCCGCGACCAACCGGCCCGACATCCTGGACCCCGCGCTGCTGCGCCCGGGCCGCTTCGACCGCCAGATCCCGGTGTCCAACCCGGACCTGGCCGGCCGCAAGGCCGTCCTGCGGGTGCACTCGCAGGGCAAGCCGATCGCTCCCGACGCCGACCTCGACGGGCTGGCCAAGCGGACCGTCGGAATGTCGGGCGCCGACCTGGCCAACGTCATCAACGAGGCCGCGCTGCTGACCGCGCGCGAGAACGGCACCGTCATCACGGGCGCCGCGCTCGAGGAGGCCGTCGACCGTGTCGTGGGTGGCCCCCGCCGCAAGAGCCGGATCATCAGCGAGCACGAGAAGAAGATCACCGCGTACCACGAGGGCGGCCACACGCTGGCCGGGTGGGCGATGCCCGACATCGAGCCGATCTACAAGGTGACGATCCTGGCCCGCGGTCGCACTGGCGGCCATGCGATGGCCGTGCCTGAGGACGACAAGGGCCTGTTGACCCGCTCGGAGATGATCGCCCGCCTGGTGTTCGCGATGGGCGGCCGTGCCGCCGAGGAACTGGTGTTCCGCGAGCCCACCACGGGAGCGTCCTCCGACATCGACCAGGCCACCAAGATCGCCCGCGCGATGGTGACGGAGTACGGCATGAGCGCCAAGCTTGGCGCGGTCCGCTACGGCACCGAGCACGGCGATCCCTTCCTCGGCCGCACCATGGGCACGCAGGCCGACTACAGCCACGAGGTGGCTCGCGAGATCGACGAGGAGGTGCGCAAGCTGATCGAGACCGCGCACACCGAGGCCTGGGAGATCCTGACCGAGAACCGCGACGCCCTGGACCGATTGGCCGGCGAGCTTCTGGAGAAGGAGACGCTGCACAAGGCCGAACTCCAGGTGGTGCTGGCCGACGTCAAGAAGCGGCCCCGGATCACGGCGTTCGACGACTTCGGTGGCCGCATCCCGTCCGACAAGCCGCCCATCAAGACGCCGGGCGAACTTGCGATCGAACGTGGCGAGGAGTGGCCCAAGCCGGTGCCCGAGCCCGCGTTCAAGACTGCGATCCGCAACGCCAGCACCAATGGCGTCAACGGTGCGAACGGCGCGAATCCGACCAATGGAGCCCCGCAGCAGCCCCCCAACGGCCCGACTCAGCCGGACTACGGCGCCCCCGCAGGGTGGCACGCTCCGGGGTGGCCGCCGCCGGGCGGTGCAGCGCCGCAGGGTGGGTGGTACCCGCCGCCGCAGGGCACGCCACCGCCGTCGGGTGGCTGGCAGGTGCCGCCGCAGCAGCAGTACCCGGGTCAGGGGCAGCCCTACCCGTATCAGCCGTACCCGCCGCAGAACCCGCCGCCGGGCGAGCCTTCGGGCGGCGATGCGAACCGGACCGTACCGCCGGGAAATGCCTGA
- the folE gene encoding GTP cyclohydrolase I FolE, whose amino-acid sequence MVLPNSRTATVDHPVFDQARAEAAVRELLYAIGEDPDRHGLIETPARVARAFEEMFAGLYLDPDEVLNTTFDEQHDELVLVKDIPMYSTCEHHLVAFHGVAHVGYIPGVDGRVTGLSKLARVVDLYAKRPQVQERLTAQIADALMRKLDPRGVIVVVEAEHLCMAMRGIRKPGATTTTSAVRGQFKSDKASRAEALELILRK is encoded by the coding sequence ATGGTGCTGCCGAATTCACGGACCGCAACGGTTGATCATCCGGTGTTCGATCAAGCGCGTGCAGAGGCGGCGGTCCGCGAATTGCTTTACGCAATCGGCGAGGATCCTGATCGGCACGGTCTGATCGAGACACCGGCCAGGGTTGCCCGCGCGTTCGAGGAGATGTTCGCCGGGCTCTACCTGGATCCCGACGAGGTGCTCAACACCACGTTCGACGAGCAGCATGACGAACTGGTACTGGTCAAGGACATTCCGATGTACTCGACCTGCGAGCACCACCTGGTCGCCTTCCACGGTGTGGCACATGTGGGTTACATCCCCGGAGTGGACGGACGCGTCACGGGGCTGTCGAAACTGGCCCGCGTCGTCGACCTCTACGCCAAGCGTCCGCAGGTGCAGGAACGTCTGACCGCTCAGATCGCCGACGCCCTGATGCGCAAACTCGACCCGCGCGGCGTGATTGTCGTGGTCGAGGCCGAGCATCTGTGCATGGCGATGCGGGGCATCCGCAAGCCGGGCGCCACCACCACCACGTCGGCGGTCCGGGGACAGTTCAAGTCGGACAAGGCCTCTCGGGCTGAGGCGCTGGAACTCATCCTGCGTAAATGA
- the folP gene encoding dihydropteroate synthase, with protein MTLTAGLPVQVMGVVNVTDDSFSDGGRYLDPGRAIDHGLELAAQGATIVDVGGESTRPGAVRIAADVESGRVVPVIRGLAAQGMTVSIDTMHADVARAALDAGAQIVNDVSGGRADPGMAAVVADAGVPWVLMHWRSVKAEHPHEIPQYDDVVATVCAELQSAIDDALAAGVARSQLIIDPGLGFAKTAQHNWALLNALPSFVETGLPVLIGASRKRFLGSLLADAEGAARPPDGREVATAVISTLAATHGAWGVRVHDVQASVDALKVLAAWDGAGGGVND; from the coding sequence ATGACGCTCACGGCGGGTCTGCCCGTACAGGTGATGGGGGTTGTCAACGTCACCGACGACTCCTTCTCCGATGGTGGCCGCTACCTCGATCCCGGGCGTGCGATCGACCATGGCCTCGAACTGGCCGCCCAGGGTGCGACGATCGTCGACGTGGGCGGTGAGTCCACGAGGCCCGGAGCGGTCCGGATCGCCGCCGACGTCGAGTCGGGCCGCGTCGTCCCTGTGATCAGAGGGCTTGCTGCGCAGGGGATGACGGTCAGCATCGACACGATGCACGCCGACGTCGCGCGGGCCGCCCTGGACGCGGGCGCCCAGATCGTCAACGACGTCTCCGGTGGGCGCGCGGACCCAGGGATGGCCGCCGTCGTCGCCGACGCCGGGGTGCCATGGGTGCTGATGCACTGGCGTTCGGTGAAAGCCGAGCATCCGCATGAGATTCCGCAGTACGACGACGTGGTCGCGACCGTGTGTGCCGAACTGCAGTCCGCGATCGACGACGCCCTGGCCGCGGGAGTGGCCCGCAGCCAGTTGATCATCGATCCGGGGTTGGGTTTCGCCAAGACCGCACAACATAATTGGGCGCTGCTGAACGCGCTGCCGAGCTTTGTCGAGACTGGCCTTCCGGTACTGATCGGTGCGTCCCGCAAGCGTTTCCTGGGCTCGCTGCTGGCCGACGCCGAGGGCGCGGCCAGACCGCCAGACGGGCGCGAGGTCGCCACGGCCGTGATCTCGACCCTTGCCGCCACCCACGGTGCCTGGGGAGTCCGGGTCCACGACGTGCAGGCCTCGGTGGACGCCCTCAAGGTGCTGGCGGCCTGGGACGGTGCCGGAGGAGGGGTGAATGACTGA
- the folB gene encoding dihydroneopterin aldolase gives MTDRIELRGLKVRGNHGVFDHERRDGQDFIVDITVWIDLAAAAASDQLSDTYDYGVLAQRAAAVVGGEPRNLIETVAGEIADDVMSDERVHAVEVGVHKPQAPIPLDFADVAVVARRSRRGGRGSIIPVAGETL, from the coding sequence ATGACTGATCGAATCGAATTGCGCGGCTTGAAGGTTCGCGGTAACCACGGGGTGTTCGACCACGAACGTCGCGACGGCCAGGACTTCATCGTCGACATCACAGTGTGGATCGACCTCGCGGCCGCCGCGGCCAGCGACCAACTGTCCGACACCTACGACTACGGGGTGCTCGCGCAACGCGCCGCCGCCGTCGTCGGCGGGGAACCGCGCAACCTCATCGAGACCGTCGCCGGCGAGATCGCCGACGACGTGATGTCCGATGAGCGCGTGCACGCCGTCGAGGTCGGCGTGCACAAACCCCAGGCGCCCATCCCGCTGGACTTCGCCGACGTCGCCGTGGTCGCACGCAGGTCGCGTCGCGGTGGCCGCGGTTCGATCATTCCGGTGGCGGGGGAGACCCTGTGA
- the folK gene encoding 2-amino-4-hydroxy-6-hydroxymethyldihydropteridine diphosphokinase, with protein MTRVVLSIGSNLGDRLARLQGAVDALGERVVAVSPVYQTAPWGGVDQGPFLNAIVIAEDSGLDGPGWLQVAQQLERDADRVRAQKWGPRTLDVDLVSVQDPANPEAPEVISRSDGLTLPHPLAHLRAFVLVPWLAVEPEATLIVADERRSVLDLLHEVDASEREAVELFAAELHGPDEKA; from the coding sequence GTGACCCGCGTCGTGCTCTCCATCGGGTCCAACCTCGGCGACCGGTTGGCGCGCCTGCAGGGTGCGGTCGACGCACTCGGCGAGCGCGTGGTGGCGGTGTCGCCGGTCTACCAGACCGCCCCGTGGGGTGGTGTCGACCAGGGGCCGTTCCTCAACGCGATCGTGATCGCCGAGGATTCCGGCCTCGACGGGCCGGGATGGCTGCAGGTCGCCCAGCAGTTGGAGCGCGACGCTGACCGGGTGCGTGCGCAGAAGTGGGGACCGCGGACGCTCGATGTCGATCTGGTCTCCGTGCAGGACCCCGCCAATCCCGAAGCACCCGAGGTGATCTCCCGCTCCGATGGATTGACCCTGCCACACCCGTTGGCGCACCTGCGGGCATTCGTGCTGGTCCCCTGGCTCGCGGTGGAACCCGAGGCCACCCTGATCGTCGCCGATGAGCGACGCAGCGTGCTCGACCTGCTCCATGAGGTCGATGCGTCGGAACGCGAGGCTGTCGAACTGTTCGCGGCGGAGTTGCATGGGCCCGACGAGAAAGCGTGA
- a CDS encoding DUF3180 domain-containing protein — protein sequence MGPTRKRDLAAAVVAAAVLGYLAVLLLYRWFPPLTIWTGISLAGVGLVEAVWGWHVRTKIADNKIGLGGDRLHPLAVARTVVIAKASAWVGAVVLGWWLAVLAYTLPRRTTLRVAEQDTPGALVAAGCALALMVAALWLQHCCKSPGDRTDDPDEPQGLPE from the coding sequence ATGGGCCCGACGAGAAAGCGTGACCTGGCCGCGGCCGTGGTCGCCGCCGCCGTCCTCGGATACCTTGCGGTGCTGCTGCTCTATCGGTGGTTCCCGCCGCTGACCATCTGGACCGGGATCTCGCTGGCCGGTGTCGGACTGGTCGAGGCGGTCTGGGGATGGCACGTGCGCACCAAGATCGCCGACAACAAGATCGGATTGGGCGGAGATCGGCTGCACCCGCTTGCGGTGGCGCGCACCGTGGTGATCGCCAAGGCGTCGGCTTGGGTGGGAGCGGTGGTGCTCGGGTGGTGGCTGGCGGTGCTGGCCTACACATTGCCGCGCAGGACCACGCTGCGGGTGGCCGAGCAGGACACCCCGGGTGCGCTCGTCGCGGCGGGCTGCGCGCTGGCGCTCATGGTGGCCGCACTGTGGCTGCAGCATTGCTGCAAGTCGCCCGGCGACCGCACGGACGATCCCGACGAACCGCAGGGTCTGCCGGAATAG